A single genomic interval of Arachis duranensis cultivar V14167 chromosome 7, aradu.V14167.gnm2.J7QH, whole genome shotgun sequence harbors:
- the LOC107496807 gene encoding heavy metal-associated isoprenylated plant protein 3 — MLRFVAEEEKRGRRKQCGVEGGLQLRWLRYQTGKVSDPAKMKEKLEEKLNKKVLLISPQIKKDKNNKNGDHNNKENKSDGDNKEKKSKEKEKETPVMTTAVLKVALHCQGCVDKIRKTVSKTKGVNEMEINKEKDTVTVQGTMDVKALAANLTEKLKRKVEVVPPKKPDNKENNGGGGDGKKNKGGGGGGNNNNEEMVMMEQNRMEYMAAPHVLFPSAYGYGYAPVMHPHHPGGYSYMPGYTYPEQFHLHAPPPPPQIFSDENPHACSLM, encoded by the exons ATGTTACGTTTTgttgcagaagaagaaaagcGAGGGAGGAGAAAACAATGTGGTGTTGAAGGTGGATTGCAGCTGCGATGGCTGCGCTACCAAACCGGAAAAGTTTCAGATCCCGCCaaaatgaaggagaagcttGAGGAGAAGCTCAACAAGAAGGTGCTTCTTATCTCTCCTCAGATCAAGAAggacaaaaataacaaaaatggcGACCATAATAATAAGGAGAACAAAAGCGACGGCGATAATAAGGAGAAGAAAtccaaagagaaagagaaagag ACTCCGGTGATGACGACGGCGGTTCTGAAGGTGGCACTTCACTGCCAGGGATGCGTCGACAAAATCCGGAAAACTGTCTCCAAAACCAAAG GAGTGAATGAAATGGagataaacaaagagaaagataCGGTGACAGTGCAGGGGACCATGGACGTGAAGGCTCTGGCTGCGAATCTAACGGAGAAGCTCAAGAGGAAGGTGGAGGTGGTCCCACCTAAGAAACCAGACAACAAGGAGAacaatggtggtggtggtgatggcaAGAAGAACAAGGGAGGCGGTGGTGgtggtaataataataatgaagaaATGGTGATGATGGAGCAGAATAGAATGGAGTATATGGCAGCTCCACATGTTCTATTTCCATCTGCATATGGATATGGATATGCTCCTGTTATGCATCCACATCATCCTGGCGGTTACAGCTATATGCCTGGGTATACGTACCCGGAACAGTTTCACTTGCatgcaccaccaccaccacctcagATCTTCAGTGATGAGAACCCACATGCTTGCTCTCTCATGTGA
- the LOC107496786 gene encoding uncharacterized protein LOC107496786: protein MTVLKRYVLRIFISLKHITANVVDRNHGHIVATSSTAEHSIKQSLECGRSCNAKAAAVVGEILAMRLKVEGLKDGQGRGIHVNVTKEIEKKGFKSQTKVWAIVNALKNNGVKLIDEDDGNDSSPSHS, encoded by the coding sequence ATGACTGTTTTGAAGCGGTATGTGCTGAGAATATTCATATCCTTGAAACACATTACGGCAAACGTGGTGGATAGAAACCATGGTCATATTGTAGCAACCTCCTCCACGGCAGAGCACTCCATTAAACAGTCGCTTGAGTGTGGCCGGTCCTGCAATGCGAAAGCAGCTGCTGTCGTTGGGGAGATATTGGCCATGCGGCTCAAAGTTGAGGGCCTTAAGGATGGACAAGGAAGAGGAATTCATGTCAATGTAACTAAGGAAATAGAGAAGAAGGGATTTAAGAGCCAAACCAAGGTTTGGGCTATTGTTAATGCCCTTAAAAACAATGGTGTTAAACTCATAGATGAAGATGATGGTAACGATTCTTCTCCTAGCCATTCATAA
- the LOC107496784 gene encoding uncharacterized protein LOC107496784 — MPFVTMRMSSVTLFFILCFSTSLYDASALASDGVTLLSLLTHWTFVPPIINSTWKGSDSVPCSWIGVQCNHAYNVISLNLSDLGIQGQLGPEIGQLYRLQTLVLSNNGFLGEVPSNLSNCTLLQVLDLSNNSFSGLIPNIFKKLQSLRSMNLSSNLLGGTIPDSLFQIRQLEEMNLHNNHLSGPIPSSIGNLTELLRLHLHGNQLSGRIPSSIGNCSKLEELFLNENRLSGELSLEMAKLKNLKTMSLFDNQFSGVIPQDLGINSSIVKMDFTNNKFTGNLPPSLCFRKKLQVLNMGSNRLQGNIPSDVGRCTSLSMLILSENNFIGSLPVFESNMNLKYLHISKNNISGPIPPSLENCTNLAAINMSLNKFTGLIPSALGKLVNLTILDLSHNNLEGPLPPQLSNCTKMDHFDVGFNSLNGSFPSSLRNWTGITTLILRENHFTGGIPSFFSELSKLRELQLGGNLIGGTIPPSLGKLQNLFYGLNLSCNGLTGVIPLELGHVQELQSLDLSLNNLTGNIDVLDKLLSLIEINISNNFLHGPIPKSLFKFLNSSSSSFLGNPHLCVSCSPSSGVNCTNTSNLKPCPYQSTDHKGISALVILMIELASSLFVSAMLVALLLMYLRKKEMKNDVYGEKWLSVIKFFTENQSASLHDIVMEATDNLNDQYIIGRGAHGIVYRAQLGDTTFAVKKIAFERNKRKYLHIMRKEIEVLGGIKHRNLVSCADYWIGENYGLVLYKYMKNGSLHDILHGKHPPLPLCWNIRLNIAVGIAHGLKYLHHDHTTPIVHRDIKPQNILLNDDMEPLISDFGTALYRNLAIHSYSQSQSCKKLSTYVVGTAGYIAPENAYVIVQSRKSDVYSYGVVLLELLTRKRVVVEEERKVTGLVSWVRSIWLETGKIEEIVDPDLANAFPSSGRLACQVTKVLLLALRCTERKPRKRPTMKDIVGFYQQEIFKLSCDDVDMVNEDVVDVAPQPYSVPFFSTNPFSDTQCDSYMHGETSEAAMLRHNKFALYVDNEPQDSNGFSWWQDFSQSQNSLVDWNVMATTKTAVDGFTVKLIGNGKIYTEQVVVTALFVHKVTYTWPYLFFLPTVNGPVVTQPFNWFFLSCLTQYMYQQKSLKSQLKSCFIAPINESSSCVIVCNNGVNACYLVSMSVITLLLLILCFFAFLLPSAPVLVSDGITLLSLLSHWTFVPPIINSTWNPSDSIPCSWVGVQCNHEHNVLSLNLTNHGILGQLGPEIRQLQHLQALVLANNDFSGKVPSELSNCSLLQLLDLSNNSFSGQIPYSFKKLQNLQYMSLSFNLLSGEIPDSLFQIPQLQEVNLHSNHLSGPIPTSIGNLTELLRLDLHGNKLTGIIPSSIGNCMKLEDLVLNENKLEGELPLVMVNLKHLKNISLFDNQLSGFIPQSLGINSSLVKLDLTMNDFTGNIPPNLCLGKQLRVLNMGSNKLQGSIPSEVGRCETLSMLILSDNHLTGSLPEFASNLNLKIMDMSRNRIGGTIPSSLEKCTNLIEINLSMNKFTGLIPSQLGKLLNLEVLNLAHNSLEGALPNQLSNCTKMDSFDVGFNSLNGSFPSSLRSWTGLTTLILRENRFTGGIPTFLSEFNKLHDLQLGGNLFGGKIPPSLGKLKNLIFGLNLSANGLTGEIPFEIGKLKVLSSLDLSSNNLTGSMDVLGELSLNNLNVSYNFLHGPVPETLMNFLNSSPSSFLGNPYLCVSFSASHSSNRTKASYLKPCVYKSTYHLGISISAMVMIELGSTILVSGILIALVVRRLNASDSMLSHEEDIHLGLPFYGGMVKDDMIKVDDGCIVGRGAHAIVYKVLHNGRAFAVKKIVFRGQDKKRLEIMKREVETLYMIKHINLVSILGYSVAKDYGLIFTHYMEKGSLHDILHRNIPSPAWNVRLKIAHGIAQGLKYLHYDCDPPIVHRDIKPQNILLDAEMEPRISDFGTANIRNLAEDSYTHSDFPWQKLSARIAGTAGYMAPECAYATEPSRTFDVYSYGVVLLELITRKRVLVDGNEHIVSWVRSVWDDETNKIDKIVDSYLAASFPNSAVLEKQVTALLSLALRCTERDQRDRPTMIEVVNFYRKSIFKLRCDHMANDNNDGAEVAVGVAPQSPFNNEPDISTNPVSNTQGQGDSYVHEESNEPQDVYALDDLRLVSTPKIGVDGLIIKVIGNGQLHVEQVAVKTALVVPKVTYTWPCLKFLPTVTGPVVTIPFNWFFLSSWAQYMYQKSSLKLHLNFFFIAPIKNSSTCCVNSEE, encoded by the exons ATGCCTTTTGTCACTATGCGTATGAGTAGTGTCACACTCTTCTTTATTCTTTGCTTCTCTACCTCCTTGTATGATGCTTCTGCTCTTGCCTCTGACGGTGTCACTCTCCTTTCACTCTTGACTCATTGGACCTTTGTTCCACCCATCATAAACTCCACGTGGAAGGGCTCTGATTCGGTTCCGTGCTCGTGGATTGGAGTCCAATGCAACCATGCCTATAATGTGATCTCCCTTAATCTCAGTGATCTTGGGATTCAAGGTCAACTTGGACCAGAAATAGGACAATTATATCGCTTGCAGACCCTTGTGTTGTCGAATAATGGTTTCTTAGGAGAGGTACCTTCAAATCTAAGTAACTGTACTTTGCTTCAGGTCTTAGACCTTTCCAATAACAGCTTTAGCGGACTGATACCAAATATCTTCAAGAAGTTGCAAAGCTTACGCAGCATGAATTTGTCGTCTAATCTATTGGGTGGTACGATTCCCGATTCCTTGTTTCAAATTCGCCAGCTTGAAGAAATGAACCTTCACAATAACCATCTCAGTGGTCCTATACCATCCAGTATTGGGAACTTGACTGAGCTGTTAAGGTTACACTTACATGGTAATCAGTTGTCAGGTAGGATTCCTTCATCCATTGGTAATTGCAGTAAACTAGAGGAATTGTTTCTGAATGAGAACAGATTGAGTGGGGAACTATCTTTGGAGATGGCAAAGCTCAAGAATCTAAAGACTATGTCTTTGTTTGACAACCAGTTCTCAGGAGTCATTCCTCAAGACTTGGGAATCAATAGCAGCATAGTGAAAATGGACTTTACAAATAATAAGTTCACTGGTAATCTTCCACCAAGTCTTTGCTTTCGAAAGAAGTTACAAGTGCTGAACATGGGATCTAATCGACTTCAAGGTAACATACCTTCTGATGTAGGAAGGTGTACAAGTCTGAGTATGCtgattctcagtgaaaataATTTCATTGGGTCTCTTCCTGTTTTTGAGAGTAATATGAACCTCAAATACTTACACATAAGCAAGAACAACATCAGTGGACCAATTCCACCAAGTCTAGAAAATTGTACAAATCTTGCTGCAATTAACATGTCACTGAACAAGTTTACTGGGCTCATACCATCTGCACTTGGAAAGCTTGTGAATCTTACGATTTTGGATCTTTCACACAACAATTTGGAAGGACCTTTGCCACCACAGCTGTCAAATTGTACTAAAATGGATCATTTTGATGTTGGATTCAACTCCCTAAACGGTTCCTTCCCATCAAGTCTGAGGAACTGGACAGGGATAACCACATTGATTTTAAGAGAGAATCATTTTACAGGTGGTATCCCGAGCTTTTTCTCAGAACTTAGCAAGCTTCGTGAACTACAACTTGGTGGAAATTTGATTGGAGGAACAATTCCTCCATCATTGGGAAAACTGCAGAATCTGTTCTATGGGTTGAATTTGAGTTGCAATGGATTGACAGGTGTGATTCCTTTAGAACTTGGGCATGTACAAGAACTGCAAAGTCTGGACTTATCACTGAACAATTTGACAGGAAACATAGATGTTCTTGATAAACTACTTTCATTGATTGAGATCAATATTTCAAACAATTTCTTGCATGGTCCTATTCCGAAATCTCTCTTTAAGTTTCTgaattcctcttcatcttctttcttgGGCAATCCCCATTTATGTGTCAGTTGTTCTCCTTCTAGTGGCGTGAATTGCACCAACACTAGTAATTTGAAGCCATGTCCCTATCAATCAACTGATCACAAAGGCATCAGTGCATTGGTAATTTTAATGATAGAACTTGCATCCTCACTGTTTGTTTCAGCTATGCTGGTAGCTCTACTTTTGATGTATCTCCGcaagaaagaaatgaagaatGATGTCTATGGTGAAAAATGGTTGTCTGTTATTAAGTTCTTCACTGAAAACCAGTCAGCTTCCCTTCACGACATAGTGATGGAGGCTACAGATAACCTAAATGATCAGTACATTATTGGCAGAGGAGCTCATGGGATTGTTTATAGAGCTCAACTGGGTGATACGACTTTTGCGGTAAAGAAGATTGCATTTGAAAGGAACAAGAGGAAGTATTTACATATTATGCGGAAAGAAATTGAAGTGCTGGGAGGGATCAAGCATAGAAACTTGGTCTCTTGTGCAGACTACTGGATAGGAGAGAACTATGGTTTAGTCTTATATAAGTACATGAAGAATGGAAGCCTCCATGACATTTTGCATGGGAAACATCCCCCACTACCCTTATGTTGGAATATACGGCTTAACATCGCTGTTGGAATTGCACATGGACTAAAATATCTGCATCATGACCACACCACACCCATAGTGCATCGAGACATAAAGCCACAGAATATACTTCTTAATGATGACATGGAGCCTCTTATATCTGATTTTGGTACTGCCCTCTACAGGAACCTAGCTATACATTCTTATAGTCAATCTCAGTCTTGCAAAAAGCTTTCAACGTATGTTGTAGGCACTGCTGGTTATATCGCACCAG AGAATGCATATGTAATAGTGCAGAGCAGAAAGTCAGATGTGTACAGCTATGGGGTAGTCCTGCTTGAGTTACTAACCAGAAAGAGAGTGGttgttgaggaggaaagaaaggTAACCGGTTTAGTGAGTTGGGTTAGATCTATTTGGTTGGAAACAGGAAAAATTGAGGAGATTGTTGATCCAGATCTTGCTAATGCATTTCCCAGTTCAGGACGACTAGCATGTCAAGTCACTAAGGTGCTTTTATTGGCATTAAGATGCACCGAGAGGAAGCCGCGTAAGAGACCAACCATGAAAGACATTGTTGGCTTCTATCAGCAAGAGATATTCAAGTTGAGTTGCGATGATGTGGATATGGTTAATGAAGATGTTGTTGATGTGGCACCACAACCATACAGTGTTCCATTTTTCAGTACTAATCCATTTTCTGACACTCAGTGTGACTCCTATATGCATGGTGAAACTAGTGAGGCTGCAATGCTGAGACATAACAAGTTTGCATTATATGTGGACAATGAACCTCAAGATTCTAATGGTTTCAGCTGGTGGCAAGATTTTAGTCAATCTCAAAATTCTTTGGTTGATTGGAATGTGATGGCTACAACTAAAACTGCTGTTGATGGATTCACAGTTAAATTAATAGGCAATGGTAAGATATATACTGAACAAGTAGTAGTAACTGCACTATTTGTTCATAAAGTAACCTATACTTGGCCTTATTTGTTCTTCCTTCCAACTGTGAATGGACCAGTAGTTACTCAACCCTTCAACTGGTTTTTCCTCTCTTGTTTGACTCAGTATATGTACCAGCAGAAATCCTTGAAATCACAACTCAAGTCCTGCTTTATAGCACCTATCAATGAGTCTTCATCTTGTGTTATTGTATGTAACAATGGAGTAAATG CTTGTTACCTTGTCTCTATGAGTGTCATCACACTCCTCTTGTTGATTCTGTGCTTCTTTGCCTTCTTATTACCTTCTGCTCCTGTTCTTGTCTCTGATGGGATAACTCTGCTGTCATTGTTGTCACACTGGACCTTTGTTCCTCCCATTATCAACTCCACCTGGAATCCATCTGATTCCATTCCATGCTCATGGGTTGGAGTCCAGTGTAACCATGAGCACAATGTGCTCTCCCTTAACCTCACTAACCATGGGATTCTTGGTCAACTTGGACCCGAGATAAGACAATTGCAACACTTGCAGGCTCTTGTGTTGGCCAATAATGATTTCTCAGGAAAGGTACCTTCAGAGCTAAGTAATTGTAGTTTGCTTCAGCTCTTAGACCTTTCTAATAACAGCTTTAGCGGACAGATACCATATAGCTTCAAGAAGTTGCAAAATCTGCAGTATATGAGCTTGTCATTCAATCTGTTGAGTGGTGAGATTCCAGATTCCTTGTTCCAGATTCCTCAACTGCAAGAAGTGAACCTTCACTCTAACCATCTCAGTGGTCCTATCCCAACCAGCATAGGCAACTTGACTGAGCTGTTGAGGTTGGATCTACATGGTAATAAGTTAACAGGTATTATTCCTTCATCCATTGGTAATTGCATGAAATTAGAGGATTTGGTTTTGAACGAGAACAAACTTGAAGGAGAACTACCATTGGTGATGGTTAATCTCAAGCATCTGAAAAACATCTCACTGTTTGACAATCAGTTATCTGGATTCATACCTCAAAGCTTGGGAATCAATAGCAGCCTAGTGAAGCTGGACCTTACAATGAATGATTTCACTGGTAATATCCCCCCCAATCTCTGCCTTGGAAAACAATTACGTGTGCTGAACATGGGATCTAATAAACTTCAAGGTAGCATACCTTCTGAGGTAGGAAGATGTGAAACTCTAAGCATGTTAATTCTCAGTGACAACCATTTAACCGGCTCTCTTCCGGAGTTCGCGAGTAACCTGAACCTCAAGATTATGGACATGAGCAGGAACAGAATTGGTGGAACTATACCATCAAGTTTGGAGAAGTGCACTAATCTTATAGAAATAAATTTGTCAATGAACAAATTTACTGGCCTCATACCATCACAGCTTGGAAAGCTTCTGAATCTTGAGGTTTTGAATCTTGCACATAACAGCTTGGAAGGTGCTTTGCCAAATCAGCTGTCAAATTGTACTAAAATGGATAGTTTTGATGTTGGATTCAATTCCCTCAATGGATCATTCCCATCAAGTTTGCGGAGTTGGACGGGTTTAACAACATTGATTTTAAGAGAGAATCGTTTTACAGGGGGTATCCCAACTTTTCTTTCAGAATTTAACAAGCTCCATGATTTACAGCTTGGTGGAAATTTGTTTGGCGGAAAAATTCCTCCATCATTAGGAAAGTTGAAGAATCTGATCTTTGGATTGAATCTGAGTGCTAATGGATTGACAGGTGAAATTCCATTTGAAATTGGGAAACTAAAAGTACTGTCTAGTCTGGATTTATCCTCAAACAATTTGACAGGAAGCATGGATGTTCTTGGTGAACTTTCGTTGAACAACTTGAATGTTTCATACAATTTCTTGCATGGTCCTGTACCAGAAACTCTGATGAATTTCTTAAATTCCTCGCCGTCTTCATTCTTGGGCAATCCCTATCTCTGTGTCAGTTTTTCAGCTTCTCATAGCTCAAATCGCACCAAAGCTAGTTACTTGAAGCCATGTGTCTACAAATCAACTTATCATTTAGGTATCAGTATAAGTGCAATGGTGATGATAGAACTTGGTTCCACAATATTGGTTTCTGGCATACTGATAGCACTAGTTGTTCGCCGGTTAAATGCCTCTGATTCAATGCTTTCACATGAAGAAGATATTCACTTGGGTTTACCCTTTTATGGTGGCATGGTCAAGGATGATATGATCAAAGTAGATGATGGTTGTATTGTTGGCAGAGGAGCCCATGCAATAGTTTATAAAGTCCTGCATAATGGTCGAGCTTTTGCTGTAAAGAAAATTGTATTTAGAGGACAGGACAAGAAGCGCttagaaatcatgaaaagagaAGTCGAAACCCTCTATATGATTAAGCACATAAATTTGGTAAGTATCCTGGGGTACAGCGTGGCTAAGGACTATGGTTTAATATTTACTCACTACATGGAAAAAGGAAGCCTTCATGATATTTTGCATAGGAACATTCCATCACCAGCCTGGAATGTTCGGCTTAAGATAGCTCATGGAATTGCACAGGGACTAAAATACCTGCATTATGATTGCGATCCGCCGATAGTGCACCGAGACATCAAACCACAGAATATACTCCTTGATGCTGAGATGGAGCCTCGTATTTCAGATTTTGGTACTGCCAACATCAGGAACCTAGCTGAGGATTCTTATACTCATTCTGATTTCCCTTGGCAAAAGCTTTCAGCACGTATAGCTGGTACTGCTGGCTATATGGCACCAG AGTGTGCATATGCAACAGAGCCAAGCAGAACTTTTGACGTATATAGCTATGGAGTAGTGTTGCTTGAGCTAATAACCAGAAAAAGAGTGTTAGTTGATGGCAATGAACATATAGTGAGTTGGGTTAGATCTGTCTGGGATGATGAAACAAACAAAATTGACAAGATTGTTGATTCATACCTTGCAGCTTCATTTCCCAATTCAGCAGTGTTGGAAAAGCAAGTAACCGCGTTGCTTTCGTTGGCATTGAGATGCACAGAGAGAGATCAACGCGATCGACCAACGATGATAGAAGTGGTCAACTTCTACAGAAAAAGCATATTCAAGTTGAGGTGTGATCATATGGctaatgataataatgatggTGCTGAAGTTGCTGTAGGTGTAGCACCACAATCACCATTCAATAATGAACCAGATATCAGTACTAATCCAGTTTCCAACACTCAGGGTCAGGGAGACTCCTATGTGCATGAAGAAAGTAATGAACCACAAGATGTCTATGCTTTAGATGATTTGAGGCTTGTGTCTACACCTAAAATTGGTGTTGATGGACTCATAATTAAGGTAATAGGCAATGGTCAGTTACATGTTGAACAAGTTGCAGTGAAAACTGCACTGGTTGTTCCTAAAGTGACCTACACTTGGCCTTGTTTAAAGTTCCTTCCAACGGTGACTGGACCAGTAGTTACAATACCTTTCAACTGGTTTTTCCTCTCTTCTTGGGCTCAATATATGTACCAGAAGAGTTCCTTAAAATTACACCTCAATTTCTTCTTTATAGCACCTATCAAGAACTCTTCTACTTGTTGTGTAAACTCTGaagaataa